Proteins from a genomic interval of Paenibacillus sp. FSL H8-0048:
- a CDS encoding ABC transporter substrate-binding protein — MLKKKGWFTLLSLVLMVSVVLTGCGGKNNASSGGNSGSEATANAGSKDSKETKNLTFMFRGGTDEQKAYEGVVKKYEADHPNVKVKIVVTAADQYATKLKASITGNSVPDVFYFESGDLKAYVNSGVLLDLTSYVEKNPNIDLNNIWKYGVDLYRYDGSMAGQGNLYGMPKDVGPFALGYNKTMFEAAGIPLPDKDKPYTWDEFIKVAQQLTIDKDGDGKLDQFGAGFNVQWALPSFVWSNGADWLDATKTKVTIDDPKFIEALQFFADMQLKYGITPSTEQAQTLDTYQRWMKGEMAFFPVGPWDMSTYEKLPFDYDLIPYPAGSTGKSATWTGSLGIGASAKTKHPDEAVDLINYLTASKEGMEALVKAKVQIPNLMDMAKEWAADTTTKPANKEEFLQVVNEYGRVLPGHYTYNAEWYNLFYTDIQPVLDGKVTPEEYVKAEQPKMQKLLDKAVEQEAKSKK, encoded by the coding sequence GTGTTAAAGAAAAAGGGCTGGTTCACACTGCTGTCGTTGGTTCTGATGGTATCGGTTGTACTTACAGGCTGCGGCGGGAAGAACAATGCATCATCCGGGGGCAATAGCGGAAGCGAAGCTACGGCGAATGCCGGCAGCAAGGATTCCAAGGAAACCAAGAATCTTACCTTCATGTTCCGTGGGGGAACCGATGAGCAGAAGGCTTATGAAGGTGTTGTGAAAAAATATGAAGCCGATCATCCGAACGTCAAGGTTAAGATCGTTGTGACTGCGGCAGATCAATATGCGACTAAGCTGAAAGCCTCTATTACCGGGAACAGCGTGCCGGACGTATTCTATTTTGAATCCGGTGACCTGAAGGCTTATGTGAACAGCGGCGTGCTGCTGGACCTGACCAGCTATGTGGAGAAGAACCCTAACATTGATTTGAATAACATCTGGAAATATGGCGTGGATCTGTACCGTTACGACGGCAGCATGGCCGGGCAAGGGAATCTCTACGGGATGCCTAAGGACGTAGGCCCTTTTGCACTCGGCTATAACAAGACCATGTTCGAAGCTGCGGGTATCCCGCTGCCGGACAAAGACAAACCTTACACCTGGGATGAATTCATCAAAGTCGCTCAGCAGCTGACGATTGACAAGGACGGAGACGGCAAGCTGGATCAATTCGGTGCGGGCTTCAACGTGCAATGGGCCTTGCCTTCCTTCGTCTGGAGCAACGGGGCGGACTGGCTGGATGCTACCAAGACCAAGGTTACCATTGATGATCCCAAGTTTATCGAAGCCCTGCAATTCTTCGCCGACATGCAGCTGAAATACGGCATTACTCCATCTACGGAGCAGGCTCAGACACTCGATACCTACCAGCGCTGGATGAAAGGTGAAATGGCCTTTTTCCCGGTAGGTCCGTGGGATATGAGCACTTACGAGAAGCTGCCCTTCGATTATGACCTGATTCCTTATCCTGCCGGCTCCACAGGCAAATCCGCAACATGGACCGGCTCACTCGGTATCGGTGCTTCCGCCAAAACCAAGCATCCCGATGAAGCCGTGGATCTGATCAACTATCTGACGGCCTCCAAGGAGGGAATGGAAGCGCTGGTGAAGGCTAAGGTGCAAATCCCGAACCTGATGGATATGGCTAAGGAATGGGCCGCTGATACTACGACCAAACCGGCGAACAAGGAAGAATTCCTCCAGGTTGTGAATGAATACGGACGGGTGCTGCCTGGCCACTACACGTACAATGCTGAATGGTATAACCTGTTCTACACGGACATCCAGCCGGTGCTTGACGGTAAGGTTACCCCGGAGGAATATGTGAAGGCGGAACAGCCGAAGATGCAAAAGCTGCTGGATAAAGCGGTCGAGCAAGAGGCGAAATCCAAGAAATAA
- a CDS encoding ArsR/SmtB family transcription factor: MIYIKDLMSGIDIFKALSSEIRIQILELLATNQALNLNEIAKKLNLSNGAITMHIKKLEESGLIEINTAVGKHGIQKVCYLNKDKLMVDLRSKDVDNLYEVEIQVGHYSNYQAVPTCGLATKDSIIGDFDEPRYFADPQRIDSEIIWMAEGFLEYRIPNYLKANQTFREIQFSMEIGSEAPGFNDNYPSDLYFYVNGIEIGFWTSPGDFGDMRGTFNPDWWPPHLNQYGMLKLIRINQEGSFIDGCRISDITLDDIKLDYKSELTFRIAVTDKPVNKRGLTIYGKHFGNYSQDLLARVLYNVHEVEDPSGQATTAGVAD; this comes from the coding sequence ATGATTTATATTAAAGATCTGATGAGCGGGATTGATATCTTCAAGGCGCTCAGCTCGGAAATCCGCATCCAGATTCTGGAGCTGCTGGCGACCAATCAGGCCCTGAATCTCAATGAAATTGCCAAGAAGCTGAATCTCAGCAACGGGGCGATTACAATGCATATCAAGAAGCTGGAGGAGAGCGGCTTAATTGAGATTAATACTGCCGTAGGCAAGCACGGAATTCAGAAGGTCTGCTACCTGAATAAGGATAAGCTGATGGTGGATCTGCGGAGCAAGGATGTGGATAATCTGTACGAGGTCGAGATTCAGGTGGGCCATTACAGTAATTATCAGGCCGTTCCGACCTGCGGTCTGGCCACCAAGGACAGCATCATTGGGGACTTCGATGAGCCGCGTTACTTCGCCGATCCCCAACGGATCGATTCCGAGATCATCTGGATGGCCGAAGGCTTCCTGGAGTACCGCATCCCTAACTATCTCAAAGCCAACCAGACCTTCCGGGAAATCCAGTTCTCCATGGAGATTGGCTCCGAGGCTCCCGGGTTCAACGACAATTACCCCTCGGATCTGTACTTCTATGTGAACGGCATCGAGATCGGCTTCTGGACCAGCCCCGGGGACTTCGGCGACATGCGCGGCACCTTCAACCCGGACTGGTGGCCTCCCCATCTCAACCAGTATGGCATGCTGAAGCTGATCCGCATTAATCAGGAGGGCAGCTTCATTGACGGCTGCCGCATCTCTGACATCACCTTGGATGACATTAAGCTGGATTACAAGAGCGAGCTGACCTTCCGTATTGCCGTCACCGACAAGCCGGTCAACAAGCGCGGCTTGACCATCTACGGCAAGCATTTCGGCAATTACAGCCAGGATCTGCTGGCGCGTGTGCTCTACAATGTGCATGAGGTCGAAGACCCTTCCGGCCAGGCGACTACAGCGGGAGTGGCAGATTGA
- a CDS encoding glycoside hydrolase family 43 protein, translating to MNTNREYTNPLVEQRADPWVYKHTDGYYYFTASVPEYDRIEVRRALTIEGLREAQPVVAWRKYESGPLSANIWAPEIHYMDGKWYIYFAAARTTETKEGLFDHRMYALENTSANPLEGEWTEKGQVRTAWESFALDATTFEHRGVHYYVWAQKDPEIDGNSNLYISAMENGWTLKGPQTMISSPEYPWEVIGFKVNEGAAVLKRGGRIFMSFSASATDHNYCMGLLTADEDSDLLDAASWTKHPEPVFQTSEENGQYGPGHNSFTVDEHGGDVLIYHARNYKEITGDPLYDPNRHTRAQRLHWNADGTPDFGVPVRDGVK from the coding sequence ATGAATACAAATAGAGAGTACACTAATCCGCTTGTCGAACAGCGTGCAGATCCCTGGGTATACAAGCATACCGACGGCTATTACTATTTCACTGCTTCTGTGCCGGAATATGACCGGATTGAAGTACGCAGAGCGTTAACGATTGAGGGGCTTCGGGAAGCACAGCCGGTAGTGGCCTGGCGCAAATATGAGAGCGGCCCGCTCAGCGCTAATATCTGGGCACCCGAAATTCATTACATGGACGGCAAATGGTATATTTACTTCGCGGCGGCCCGGACCACGGAGACGAAGGAAGGGCTGTTCGACCACAGGATGTATGCCTTGGAGAATACTTCAGCGAATCCGCTGGAAGGGGAGTGGACCGAGAAGGGGCAGGTGAGAACCGCCTGGGAATCCTTCGCGCTGGACGCTACAACGTTCGAGCATAGGGGCGTGCATTACTATGTATGGGCGCAAAAGGACCCAGAGATTGACGGGAACTCCAATCTGTATATCTCAGCCATGGAGAACGGCTGGACGCTTAAGGGTCCGCAGACGATGATCTCTTCGCCTGAGTATCCTTGGGAGGTCATCGGCTTCAAGGTAAACGAAGGGGCTGCCGTGCTGAAGCGGGGCGGCCGGATCTTCATGAGCTTCTCGGCCAGCGCCACCGATCACAACTATTGCATGGGGCTGCTTACCGCAGATGAGGACAGCGATCTGCTGGACGCTGCATCCTGGACCAAGCATCCCGAGCCGGTGTTCCAGACCAGTGAAGAGAACGGGCAATACGGCCCGGGCCATAACAGCTTCACCGTGGATGAGCACGGCGGGGATGTGCTGATTTACCATGCCCGTAACTATAAGGAGATCACCGGCGACCCGCTCTACGATCCGAACCGCCATACCCGCGCCCAGCGCCTGCACTGGAACGCGGACGGTACGCCGGATTTCGGCGTGCCGGTGAGGGATGGCGTGAAGTAG
- a CDS encoding carbohydrate ABC transporter permease yields MNAKSNLYRKEKIYGFLFILPPLLGLLIFTLYPMIYSIYGSFTDWDGLGQMNFIGLGNFKDLWSDELFHKALFNTLFMMLGIPIGITLALLLALGLNRGVPGTTAFRVIYYVPVISSLAAVSIMWNWAYNGDYGLVNQFLDLFGISGPNWMANKYTVKPALIIMAVWKGLGYTMLLYLAALQSVSRSYYEAAELDGANGFKSFWHITWPMVRPVTFFIIVTNIIGGSQIFTEMNIMTPTGGPEYASASVVFYIWQKAFGNFQMGYASAMAVFLGVFIFVVTLIQFRMNEKQSFDVD; encoded by the coding sequence ATGAACGCTAAGTCCAATTTGTACCGCAAGGAGAAAATCTACGGATTTCTGTTTATCCTGCCTCCGCTGCTGGGACTGCTGATATTTACGCTCTACCCGATGATTTATTCAATCTATGGCTCATTCACGGATTGGGATGGGCTCGGCCAGATGAACTTCATCGGCCTAGGCAACTTCAAGGATCTGTGGTCGGATGAGCTGTTCCATAAGGCCTTATTCAATACCTTGTTCATGATGCTTGGCATTCCGATCGGCATTACGCTGGCGCTGCTGCTGGCACTTGGGCTGAACCGGGGGGTGCCCGGGACTACAGCATTCCGGGTCATCTATTATGTTCCGGTTATTTCTTCTCTGGCCGCAGTATCGATCATGTGGAACTGGGCCTATAACGGTGATTATGGTCTCGTCAACCAGTTCCTCGATCTCTTCGGAATCAGCGGGCCGAACTGGATGGCGAATAAATATACGGTCAAGCCGGCGCTGATCATTATGGCAGTATGGAAGGGCCTCGGTTATACGATGCTGCTCTATCTGGCGGCGCTGCAGAGTGTCTCCAGATCTTATTATGAAGCGGCGGAGCTGGACGGGGCGAATGGCTTCAAGTCCTTCTGGCATATCACCTGGCCGATGGTGCGCCCGGTAACGTTTTTCATCATCGTGACCAATATTATTGGAGGATCGCAAATTTTTACCGAGATGAACATTATGACCCCTACAGGCGGGCCTGAATATGCTTCAGCCTCCGTGGTGTTCTACATTTGGCAAAAAGCCTTCGGCAACTTCCAGATGGGCTATGCCTCTGCTATGGCAGTATTCCTCGGCGTGTTCATATTTGTTGTGACTCTTATCCAATTCCGAATGAACGAGAAGCAATCGTTCGATGTCGATTAA
- a CDS encoding class I SAM-dependent DNA methyltransferase: MSSYGKFAYVYDALMADMPYPDWLAFAETAWGKYGKPRTVAELGCGTGSLTIPLAAAGYHMTGIDLSSDMLSVARRKLEQQPQGRRFLREGSVQWVQQNMKEWELPEPVDAVISFCDCLNYVLEEQDIRSVFSSTYDGLKPGGTFLFDVHHPNTLIRYEEEQPFVLDEPDISYIWTCELDVPRREIEHHLSIFACEEGRSDTYRRFEETHTQRAYDPEWMKQELLAAGFSEVSVYADFEWVAADDSAQRLFYVAVK; the protein is encoded by the coding sequence GTGTCTTCCTATGGCAAATTTGCTTATGTATACGATGCGCTTATGGCGGATATGCCTTATCCGGATTGGCTGGCCTTTGCCGAGACGGCATGGGGCAAATACGGCAAGCCGCGCACGGTAGCCGAACTCGGCTGCGGTACCGGCAGCCTGACGATTCCGCTGGCGGCGGCCGGTTATCACATGACGGGGATTGATCTCTCTTCGGACATGCTGTCCGTTGCCCGGCGGAAGCTGGAGCAGCAGCCGCAGGGACGGCGCTTTTTGCGGGAGGGCAGTGTCCAGTGGGTTCAGCAGAACATGAAGGAATGGGAGCTGCCGGAGCCGGTGGACGCCGTCATCTCCTTCTGTGACTGTCTGAATTATGTGCTGGAGGAGCAGGACATCCGGTCTGTGTTCTCCAGTACATATGACGGACTGAAGCCGGGCGGGACCTTCTTGTTCGATGTGCATCATCCGAACACGCTGATCCGTTATGAGGAAGAGCAGCCTTTTGTGCTGGATGAGCCGGACATCTCCTACATCTGGACCTGTGAGCTGGACGTCCCCCGCCGGGAGATTGAGCATCACCTGTCCATCTTCGCCTGCGAGGAGGGCCGCTCAGACACGTACCGCCGCTTCGAAGAGACCCATACCCAGCGTGCCTATGACCCGGAGTGGATGAAGCAGGAGCTGCTTGCGGCCGGATTCAGCGAGGTGTCGGTGTATGCGGACTTCGAGTGGGTGGCGGCGGATGATTCCGCGCAGCGGCTGTTCTATGTGGCTGTGAAATGA
- the yhbY gene encoding ribosome assembly RNA-binding protein YhbY, which translates to MLTGKQKRYLRSLAHHLDAVFQVGKGGVNDHLIRHIEEAIEKRELMKISVLNNNADDPKEIGAALAEQSGSELVQVIGKTIVLYKESRDNKTIELP; encoded by the coding sequence ATGTTAACAGGCAAACAAAAACGTTATCTGCGCTCTTTGGCTCATCATCTGGATGCTGTATTTCAGGTCGGTAAAGGCGGCGTAAACGATCATCTGATCCGTCACATTGAAGAAGCTATTGAGAAACGCGAGCTGATGAAGATCAGTGTATTAAATAACAACGCTGATGATCCCAAGGAAATTGGTGCCGCGCTTGCCGAGCAGTCCGGTTCGGAGCTTGTTCAGGTGATCGGCAAGACTATCGTTCTGTACAAGGAATCACGCGACAACAAAACGATTGAGCTCCCTTAG
- the yqeK gene encoding bis(5'-nucleosyl)-tetraphosphatase (symmetrical) YqeK codes for MEYSREALIEAVSGQMPDKRWKHTLGVMESAVKLAQRYGADPQRAETAAILHDVAKYWPVERMREIIEQNGLSAELLKYDKQLWHAEVGAYTAKHDYGIQDSEVLDAIRYHTSGRENMGLLERIVCLADYIEPGRDFPGVEEIRRLAKVSLEQGLIAGLDSTIRVLLEKRRVVFPLTVLARNDLVRTLEEKK; via the coding sequence ATGGAGTACAGCCGTGAAGCGCTGATTGAGGCGGTATCCGGCCAGATGCCGGACAAACGCTGGAAGCATACACTCGGGGTGATGGAGTCTGCTGTGAAGCTGGCGCAGCGTTATGGCGCTGACCCGCAGCGGGCCGAGACCGCAGCCATCCTGCATGATGTGGCCAAGTATTGGCCGGTAGAACGGATGCGGGAGATCATTGAACAGAACGGATTATCCGCCGAGCTTTTGAAATATGACAAGCAGCTATGGCATGCTGAGGTGGGTGCTTATACCGCCAAACATGATTATGGTATTCAGGATTCGGAGGTGCTGGACGCGATCCGTTACCACACCTCGGGACGGGAGAACATGGGCCTGCTGGAGCGGATCGTCTGTCTGGCTGATTATATTGAGCCGGGTCGGGACTTCCCTGGTGTGGAGGAGATCCGCAGGCTGGCAAAGGTCAGTCTGGAGCAAGGGCTGATTGCCGGGCTGGATTCCACAATTCGCGTGCTGCTGGAGAAGCGCAGGGTCGTATTTCCGCTTACGGTGCTGGCGCGCAACGATTTAGTTAGAACATTGGAGGAAAAAAAATGA
- a CDS encoding carbohydrate ABC transporter permease — protein MTSRRRVTHSIIFVLLLIGAVFMIGPLLWMLSTSFKDKQDVFALPPVWIPRPFHFDKYSEIWEAGPLLSGIKNSLIIAVTVTIVGTFTSSLAAFSFAKLRFPGKNKIFLLMLSSLMIPYPAVMIPQFFMFSKLGWIDTLLPLIVPGLFGNIVMIFFLRQYLSSVPNAIIEAAKIDGSSYFRLYSSITFPLIKPAVAAQLILWFMGIWNDYLSPIIYLNSPEKQTLQLVIANFNATYAIQTDYPLIMAASIIALLPMLIIFLVFQKQIIESVAISGVKG, from the coding sequence ATGACGAGCAGAAGAAGAGTTACCCATAGCATTATTTTTGTTCTACTTTTAATCGGCGCGGTGTTCATGATCGGCCCGCTGCTCTGGATGCTGTCCACCTCGTTCAAGGATAAGCAGGATGTGTTCGCTCTGCCTCCGGTGTGGATTCCGCGGCCGTTCCATTTCGATAAATACAGTGAGATCTGGGAGGCGGGCCCGCTGCTGAGCGGGATCAAGAACAGCTTGATTATCGCCGTCACGGTAACGATCGTTGGTACGTTCACCTCCAGTCTTGCGGCGTTTTCCTTTGCTAAATTGCGGTTTCCGGGTAAAAATAAAATATTCCTGCTGATGCTCTCATCCCTGATGATTCCGTATCCGGCAGTCATGATTCCGCAGTTCTTCATGTTCTCGAAGCTGGGCTGGATTGACACACTGCTGCCGCTGATTGTGCCGGGCTTATTCGGTAATATCGTGATGATCTTCTTCCTGCGGCAGTATCTCAGCAGTGTGCCGAATGCGATTATCGAAGCGGCCAAAATCGACGGAAGCTCGTACTTCCGTCTGTACAGCTCCATCACTTTTCCGCTGATCAAGCCGGCAGTGGCGGCACAGCTGATCCTGTGGTTCATGGGCATCTGGAACGACTACCTGTCTCCGATCATCTATCTGAATTCACCGGAGAAGCAGACACTTCAGCTGGTCATCGCCAACTTCAATGCGACCTATGCAATCCAAACGGACTATCCGCTGATTATGGCGGCTTCGATTATTGCCCTGCTGCCGATGCTGATTATTTTCCTTGTTTTCCAAAAGCAAATTATTGAATCTGTTGCCATTTCCGGAGTGAAGGGCTGA
- a CDS encoding nicotinate-nucleotide adenylyltransferase, which produces MRVGIMGGTFDPLHIGHMMAAETARESYALQEVWFMPSHIPPHKHEAGATGEQRLAMVEGAVKNHPSFGILDWEIVRGGVSYTLETVISLQEEYPQHEFFFIVGADMVQYLPKWQGIEELVKRLTFIGVGRPGTPLDLGLLPEFIADRVLLADMPLVDLSSTMLRARAAEGKSIRYMVPDAVYEYVQRSGLYGVQP; this is translated from the coding sequence TTGAGAGTAGGCATAATGGGAGGGACCTTCGATCCTCTGCATATCGGCCATATGATGGCTGCTGAGACGGCGCGCGAGAGCTACGCTCTGCAGGAGGTCTGGTTCATGCCTTCGCATATCCCGCCTCATAAGCATGAGGCCGGGGCCACCGGTGAACAGCGGCTGGCTATGGTGGAGGGAGCGGTGAAGAATCACCCTTCCTTTGGCATTCTTGACTGGGAAATCGTGCGGGGCGGAGTATCCTATACGCTGGAGACTGTAATCAGCCTGCAGGAGGAATATCCGCAGCATGAGTTCTTTTTCATCGTGGGTGCGGATATGGTTCAGTATCTGCCCAAGTGGCAGGGGATCGAAGAGCTGGTGAAGCGGTTGACCTTCATCGGTGTTGGTCGTCCGGGCACTCCGCTGGATCTGGGACTGCTGCCGGAGTTCATTGCGGATAGAGTGCTGCTGGCGGATATGCCGCTGGTCGATCTCTCCTCCACCATGCTCAGAGCCCGGGCCGCCGAGGGAAAGTCGATCCGCTATATGGTTCCGGATGCTGTATATGAATATGTTCAAAGGAGTGGATTGTATGGAGTACAGCCGTGA
- a CDS encoding CvfB family protein: protein MSLIAGTTVTLEVMREVSPYGYFLSAGDQDIMLHYTELVGSKPKIGDKVEVFLFFDTEDRPAATMKKPYLTLGEMALLEVADIHPRLGCFLEMGLGRQLLLPLSELPELVELRPQIGDKVFAIMEHDKQGRLRAKLAGEQELAPLALPAPESWQGQSVTARVYKPLQMGTFVLIDAGVLGFGIIGMVHSSERTRLLRLGEVIEARVAHIREDGRVNLSMGHRKEVGRDVDSAALLDFLASRPGGGMPYSDATPPDIIKQRFGISKSAFKRALGKLMKEGLVVQKENWTYLAAREEEQAGPDSDSDNQ from the coding sequence ATGAGTCTGATTGCAGGAACTACGGTTACGCTTGAAGTGATGCGGGAGGTCTCCCCTTACGGATACTTCCTGAGCGCAGGCGACCAGGATATCATGCTTCATTACACCGAGCTTGTGGGCAGCAAGCCGAAGATCGGAGATAAGGTTGAGGTGTTCCTTTTCTTCGATACCGAGGACCGTCCTGCAGCTACGATGAAGAAGCCTTATCTGACGCTTGGCGAGATGGCGCTGCTGGAGGTGGCGGATATTCATCCGCGGCTGGGCTGCTTCCTGGAAATGGGGCTTGGACGGCAGCTGCTGCTGCCGCTCAGCGAGCTTCCTGAGCTGGTGGAGCTGCGTCCGCAGATTGGCGACAAGGTCTTCGCAATTATGGAGCATGACAAGCAGGGACGTCTCCGTGCCAAACTGGCCGGAGAGCAGGAGCTTGCGCCGCTGGCCTTGCCTGCACCGGAATCCTGGCAGGGGCAGAGTGTCACCGCCCGGGTGTACAAGCCTCTGCAGATGGGGACCTTCGTGCTTATAGACGCTGGTGTTCTTGGCTTCGGCATCATCGGGATGGTCCACTCCTCTGAACGCACCCGTTTGCTGCGTCTGGGCGAAGTGATTGAAGCTCGCGTGGCGCATATCCGTGAGGATGGCCGCGTCAACCTTAGCATGGGCCACCGCAAGGAAGTGGGGCGTGATGTGGATTCGGCGGCTCTGCTTGATTTCCTGGCTTCCCGTCCGGGCGGCGGAATGCCGTATTCGGATGCTACGCCTCCCGATATTATCAAGCAGCGCTTCGGCATCAGCAAATCAGCGTTCAAGCGTGCGCTTGGCAAGCTGATGAAGGAAGGGCTGGTTGTCCAGAAGGAGAACTGGACCTATCTGGCTGCCCGCGAAGAGGAGCAGGCCGGACCGGACAGCGATTCCGACAACCAATAG
- the rsfS gene encoding ribosome silencing factor, giving the protein MSVQSNKLFELALHAVQDKKAMNVVALDLRSVSPISDYFIICHGNSDTQVQAIATEVRKVVHEAGGMIKGIEGMDAARWVLMDLGDVIVHVFHRDEREYYNIERLWSDAKVVETV; this is encoded by the coding sequence ATGAGTGTACAATCAAACAAGCTGTTTGAGCTGGCGTTACACGCCGTTCAGGATAAAAAAGCAATGAATGTGGTGGCTCTTGATTTGCGCAGTGTGTCGCCGATCAGCGATTATTTCATCATCTGCCACGGTAATTCCGATACCCAGGTTCAGGCGATTGCCACTGAGGTGCGCAAGGTAGTTCATGAAGCTGGCGGAATGATCAAAGGCATTGAGGGGATGGATGCGGCGCGCTGGGTACTGATGGACCTTGGCGACGTGATTGTCCATGTCTTCCACCGCGATGAACGTGAATATTACAATATTGAGCGTCTGTGGTCGGATGCCAAGGTCGTGGAGACGGTATGA
- the aroE gene encoding shikimate dehydrogenase yields the protein MTETGRNTQSHGELLLGVMGDPIAQSKSPLMHGAALQALGLSGAYVPLHITPDKLGDAVQAIRTLGFRGVNVTIPHKVAVMEYLDRLDSSAVDVGAVNTIVNDNGILTGFNTDGIGYVRSLKTEAAPDLTGTRILVIGAGGAARGIVSALLKEQAASVLIVNRNEERARQLADSFSSRGSLCGAGMDAVPGVLGSMDIVINTTSVGMYPHMEDMPIDPSGLHEGMIVSDLIYNPLHTRLLTESLKRGCTVHGGLGMFVYQGAYALEYWTGLVAPAAIMRQTIADCLGQVPGK from the coding sequence ATGACTGAGACAGGCAGGAACACACAGAGTCACGGGGAGCTTCTGCTGGGTGTGATGGGCGACCCGATTGCCCAGTCCAAATCCCCGCTGATGCACGGGGCGGCGCTCCAGGCACTCGGTCTCTCCGGGGCTTACGTGCCGCTGCACATCACGCCGGACAAGCTGGGCGATGCGGTGCAGGCGATAAGGACGCTTGGCTTCCGGGGAGTGAATGTAACGATTCCCCACAAGGTTGCTGTGATGGAGTATCTGGACCGGCTGGATTCAAGTGCGGTGGATGTCGGTGCAGTCAATACCATCGTCAATGACAATGGGATACTGACCGGCTTCAATACGGATGGGATCGGATATGTCCGCTCGCTTAAGACAGAGGCTGCGCCGGATCTCACCGGTACCCGTATTCTGGTGATTGGAGCCGGCGGTGCGGCCAGAGGGATTGTCTCGGCGCTGTTGAAGGAGCAGGCGGCTTCGGTCCTGATTGTGAACCGTAATGAGGAACGGGCCCGTCAGCTGGCAGATAGCTTCAGCAGCCGGGGCAGCTTATGCGGAGCAGGGATGGATGCCGTTCCCGGCGTGCTTGGCAGCATGGATATTGTAATTAATACGACATCCGTAGGGATGTACCCGCATATGGAAGACATGCCGATCGATCCATCCGGGCTGCATGAAGGGATGATCGTCAGCGATCTGATCTATAATCCGCTGCATACCCGGCTGCTTACAGAGAGTCTGAAGCGCGGCTGCACCGTGCACGGCGGGCTGGGCATGTTCGTCTACCAGGGAGCTTATGCCCTGGAGTATTGGACGGGGCTTGTGGCGCCCGCCGCAATTATGCGGCAGACTATTGCGGATTGCCTCGGCCAGGTGCCGGGCAAATGA